In the genome of Candidatus Borreliella tachyglossi, one region contains:
- a CDS encoding IMP dehydrogenase produces MKIGIGSVSIYITRIVAGIEIPQITAAFNGWQACANTNTCILSDGGR; encoded by the coding sequence TTGAAGATAGGAATAGGATCAGTAAGCATATATATAACAAGAATAGTTGCAGGAATTGAAATTCCTCAAATAACTGCTGCTTTTAATGGTTGGCAAGCCTGCGCTAATACAAATACTTGCATTCTATCAGATGGTGGAAGGTGA